From a single Nicotiana tomentosiformis chromosome 2, ASM39032v3, whole genome shotgun sequence genomic region:
- the LOC104089783 gene encoding probable magnesium transporter NIPA8 isoform X1 has protein sequence MGEWVIGAVINLFGSVAINFGTNLLKLGHDEREKHSVLGNEGTDVKATMKPIIYFQTWRVGIVFFAIGNCLNFISFGYAAQSLLAALGSIQFVSNIAFAYFVLNKTVTIKVLVATAFIVLGNIFLVAFGNHQSPVYTPEQLAEKYSNITFLLYSLTLVLVVALHHSIYKRGELLLAVPMNENKPCWRMLLPFSYAVVSGAVGSCSVLFAKSLSNMLRLSMSSGYSLHSWFTYSMLLLFLSTAGFWMARLNEGLSFFDAILIVPMFQIAWTFFSICTGFVYFQEYQVFDALRTTMFILGMISVFVGISLLAPDESKGGEVKDGSLVSTTSNLSQDEERLFMQSEDSQIKDIRSFGRVMLMKTANMIVKAKAACSVSLGFGGDSLHASSVLVMPMVSSKITGFRGGGLDRAKLLSARGPGWSKFAVDEDGETILETTAMLPQVYDKLRWTARQDLDTSALAAGS, from the exons ATGGGCGAGTGGGTAATTGGAGCGGTTATCAACTTGTTTGGTAGCGTTGCCATTAACTTTGGAACCAACCTCCTTAAATTAGGTCATGATGAG AGGGAGAAGCACTCTGTGCTGGGTAATGAGGGAACAGATGTAAAAGCTACGATGAAGCCTATTATATACTTCCAAACATGGAGAGTTG GTATTGTATTCTTTGCTATAGGAAATTGTCTCAATTTCATTTCATTTGGATATGCTGCTCAG TCACTTCTAGCAGCTTTGGGATCTATACAATTTGTCTCAAACATCGCCTTTGCCTACTTTGTTTTGAACAAAACAGTGACAATCAA AGTATTGGTAGCTACTGCCTTTATTGTTCTTGGAAACATCTTTCTTGTAGCCTTTGGCAACCACCAGTCGCCTG TTTACACGCCGGAGCAGTTGGCTGAGAAGTACAGCAACATTACGTTTCTTCTTTACAGTCTCACTTTAGTCTTAGTCGTTGCTTTACATCATTCAATATACAA GAGAGGAGAATTATTGCTTGCTGTACCGATGAATGAAAATAAGCCCTGTTGGCGCATGCTGCTTCCATTTTCATATGCAGTTGTTTCAGGTGCTGTTGGATCATGTTCAGTATTGTTTGCAAAGTCTCT TTCAAACATGTTAAGATTGTCCATGTCAAGTGGTTATTCATTGCACAGCTGGTTCACGTATTCCATGCTCCTGTTGTTTCTTAGTACAGCTGGATTTTGG ATGGCACGGTTAAATGAAGGACTTTCGTTCTTTGATGCGATACTTATTGTCCCTATGTTTCAAATCGCTTGGACTTTTTTCTCCATTTGTACAGGATTTGTGTACTTTCAGGAATACCAG GTATTTGATGCTTTAAGAACAACAATGTTCATTCTTGGAATGATTTCTGTGTTTGTGGGCATTTCTTTGCTAGCACCAGATGAATCAAAAG GAGGTGAAGTGAAGGATGGTTCTTTAGTTTCAACAACTTCAAATTTGTCGCAGGATGAGGAGAG GCTGTTCATGCAATCTGAAGACTCCCAAATTAAGGATATAAGATCATTTGGACGAGTTATGCTGATGAAAACTGCTAATATGATTGTCAAGGCAAAG GCTGCATGTTCAGTATCACTAGGCTTCGGGGGAGACTCGCTTCATGCATCTTCAGTGCTGGTGATGCCCATGGTCTCGTCGAAAATAACCGGCTTCCGAGGAGGTGGTCTTGATCGGGCTAAATTATTATCTGCTCGAGGCCCAGGTTGGAGCAAATTTGCAGTTGATGAGGATGGTGAGACAATCCTGGAGACAACTGCAATGCTGCCCCAAG TTTACGACAAACTACGCTGGACTGCGAGGCAAGATTTGGACACTTCTGCACTAGCTGCTGGCAGTTGA
- the LOC104089783 gene encoding probable magnesium transporter NIPA8 isoform X4, translating into MESWYCILCYRKLSQFHFIWICCSVTSSSFGIYTICLKHRLCLLCFEQNSDNQSIGSYCLYCSWKHLSCSLWQPPVAWYVMEVYTPEQLAEKYSNITFLLYSLTLVLVVALHHSIYKRGELLLAVPMNENKPCWRMLLPFSYAVVSGAVGSCSVLFAKSLSNMLRLSMSSGYSLHSWFTYSMLLLFLSTAGFWMARLNEGLSFFDAILIVPMFQIAWTFFSICTGFVYFQEYQVFDALRTTMFILGMISVFVGISLLAPDESKGGEVKDGSLVSTTSNLSQDEERLFMQSEDSQIKDIRSFGRVMLMKTANMIVKAKAACSVSLGFGGDSLHASSVLVMPMVSSKITGFRGGGLDRAKLLSARGPGWSKFAVDEDGETILETTAMLPQVYDKLRWTARQDLDTSALAAGS; encoded by the exons ATGGAGAGTTG GTATTGTATTCTTTGCTATAGGAAATTGTCTCAATTTCATTTCATTTGGATATGCTGCTCAG TCACTTCTAGCAGCTTTGGGATCTATACAATTTGTCTCAAACATCGCCTTTGCCTACTTTGTTTTGAACAAAACAGTGACAATCAA AGTATTGGTAGCTACTGCCTTTATTGTTCTTGGAAACATCTTTCTTGTAGCCTTTGGCAACCACCAGTCGCCTGGTATGTGATGGAAG TTTACACGCCGGAGCAGTTGGCTGAGAAGTACAGCAACATTACGTTTCTTCTTTACAGTCTCACTTTAGTCTTAGTCGTTGCTTTACATCATTCAATATACAA GAGAGGAGAATTATTGCTTGCTGTACCGATGAATGAAAATAAGCCCTGTTGGCGCATGCTGCTTCCATTTTCATATGCAGTTGTTTCAGGTGCTGTTGGATCATGTTCAGTATTGTTTGCAAAGTCTCT TTCAAACATGTTAAGATTGTCCATGTCAAGTGGTTATTCATTGCACAGCTGGTTCACGTATTCCATGCTCCTGTTGTTTCTTAGTACAGCTGGATTTTGG ATGGCACGGTTAAATGAAGGACTTTCGTTCTTTGATGCGATACTTATTGTCCCTATGTTTCAAATCGCTTGGACTTTTTTCTCCATTTGTACAGGATTTGTGTACTTTCAGGAATACCAG GTATTTGATGCTTTAAGAACAACAATGTTCATTCTTGGAATGATTTCTGTGTTTGTGGGCATTTCTTTGCTAGCACCAGATGAATCAAAAG GAGGTGAAGTGAAGGATGGTTCTTTAGTTTCAACAACTTCAAATTTGTCGCAGGATGAGGAGAG GCTGTTCATGCAATCTGAAGACTCCCAAATTAAGGATATAAGATCATTTGGACGAGTTATGCTGATGAAAACTGCTAATATGATTGTCAAGGCAAAG GCTGCATGTTCAGTATCACTAGGCTTCGGGGGAGACTCGCTTCATGCATCTTCAGTGCTGGTGATGCCCATGGTCTCGTCGAAAATAACCGGCTTCCGAGGAGGTGGTCTTGATCGGGCTAAATTATTATCTGCTCGAGGCCCAGGTTGGAGCAAATTTGCAGTTGATGAGGATGGTGAGACAATCCTGGAGACAACTGCAATGCTGCCCCAAG TTTACGACAAACTACGCTGGACTGCGAGGCAAGATTTGGACACTTCTGCACTAGCTGCTGGCAGTTGA
- the LOC104089783 gene encoding probable magnesium transporter NIPA8 isoform X3, with amino-acid sequence MKPIIYFQTWRVGIVFFAIGNCLNFISFGYAAQSLLAALGSIQFVSNIAFAYFVLNKTVTIKVLVATAFIVLGNIFLVAFGNHQSPVYTPEQLAEKYSNITFLLYSLTLVLVVALHHSIYKRGELLLAVPMNENKPCWRMLLPFSYAVVSGAVGSCSVLFAKSLSNMLRLSMSSGYSLHSWFTYSMLLLFLSTAGFWMARLNEGLSFFDAILIVPMFQIAWTFFSICTGFVYFQEYQVFDALRTTMFILGMISVFVGISLLAPDESKGGEVKDGSLVSTTSNLSQDEERLFMQSEDSQIKDIRSFGRVMLMKTANMIVKAKAACSVSLGFGGDSLHASSVLVMPMVSSKITGFRGGGLDRAKLLSARGPGWSKFAVDEDGETILETTAMLPQVYDKLRWTARQDLDTSALAAGS; translated from the exons ATGAAGCCTATTATATACTTCCAAACATGGAGAGTTG GTATTGTATTCTTTGCTATAGGAAATTGTCTCAATTTCATTTCATTTGGATATGCTGCTCAG TCACTTCTAGCAGCTTTGGGATCTATACAATTTGTCTCAAACATCGCCTTTGCCTACTTTGTTTTGAACAAAACAGTGACAATCAA AGTATTGGTAGCTACTGCCTTTATTGTTCTTGGAAACATCTTTCTTGTAGCCTTTGGCAACCACCAGTCGCCTG TTTACACGCCGGAGCAGTTGGCTGAGAAGTACAGCAACATTACGTTTCTTCTTTACAGTCTCACTTTAGTCTTAGTCGTTGCTTTACATCATTCAATATACAA GAGAGGAGAATTATTGCTTGCTGTACCGATGAATGAAAATAAGCCCTGTTGGCGCATGCTGCTTCCATTTTCATATGCAGTTGTTTCAGGTGCTGTTGGATCATGTTCAGTATTGTTTGCAAAGTCTCT TTCAAACATGTTAAGATTGTCCATGTCAAGTGGTTATTCATTGCACAGCTGGTTCACGTATTCCATGCTCCTGTTGTTTCTTAGTACAGCTGGATTTTGG ATGGCACGGTTAAATGAAGGACTTTCGTTCTTTGATGCGATACTTATTGTCCCTATGTTTCAAATCGCTTGGACTTTTTTCTCCATTTGTACAGGATTTGTGTACTTTCAGGAATACCAG GTATTTGATGCTTTAAGAACAACAATGTTCATTCTTGGAATGATTTCTGTGTTTGTGGGCATTTCTTTGCTAGCACCAGATGAATCAAAAG GAGGTGAAGTGAAGGATGGTTCTTTAGTTTCAACAACTTCAAATTTGTCGCAGGATGAGGAGAG GCTGTTCATGCAATCTGAAGACTCCCAAATTAAGGATATAAGATCATTTGGACGAGTTATGCTGATGAAAACTGCTAATATGATTGTCAAGGCAAAG GCTGCATGTTCAGTATCACTAGGCTTCGGGGGAGACTCGCTTCATGCATCTTCAGTGCTGGTGATGCCCATGGTCTCGTCGAAAATAACCGGCTTCCGAGGAGGTGGTCTTGATCGGGCTAAATTATTATCTGCTCGAGGCCCAGGTTGGAGCAAATTTGCAGTTGATGAGGATGGTGAGACAATCCTGGAGACAACTGCAATGCTGCCCCAAG TTTACGACAAACTACGCTGGACTGCGAGGCAAGATTTGGACACTTCTGCACTAGCTGCTGGCAGTTGA
- the LOC104089783 gene encoding probable magnesium transporter NIPA8 isoform X2 gives MGEWVIGAVINLFGSVAINFGTNLLKLGHDEREKHSVLGNEGTDVKATMKPIIYFQTWRVGIVFFAIGNCLNFISFGYAAQSLLAALGSIQFVSNIAFAYFVLNKTVTIKVLVATAFIVLGNIFLVAFGNHQSPVYTPEQLAEKYSNITFLLYSLTLVLVVALHHSIYKRGELLLAVPMNENKPCWRMLLPFSYAVVSGAVGSCSVLFAKSLSNMLRLSMSSGYSLHSWFTYSMLLLFLSTAGFWMARLNEGLSFFDAILIVPMFQIAWTFFSICTGFVYFQEYQVFDALRTTMFILGMISVFVGISLLAPDESKGGEVKDGSLVSTTSNLSQDEERLFMQSEDSQIKDIRSFGRVMLMKTANMIVKAKAACSVSLGFGGDSLHASSVLVMPMVSSKITGFRGGGLDRAKLLSARGPGWSKFAVDEDGETILETTAMLPQGINLD, from the exons ATGGGCGAGTGGGTAATTGGAGCGGTTATCAACTTGTTTGGTAGCGTTGCCATTAACTTTGGAACCAACCTCCTTAAATTAGGTCATGATGAG AGGGAGAAGCACTCTGTGCTGGGTAATGAGGGAACAGATGTAAAAGCTACGATGAAGCCTATTATATACTTCCAAACATGGAGAGTTG GTATTGTATTCTTTGCTATAGGAAATTGTCTCAATTTCATTTCATTTGGATATGCTGCTCAG TCACTTCTAGCAGCTTTGGGATCTATACAATTTGTCTCAAACATCGCCTTTGCCTACTTTGTTTTGAACAAAACAGTGACAATCAA AGTATTGGTAGCTACTGCCTTTATTGTTCTTGGAAACATCTTTCTTGTAGCCTTTGGCAACCACCAGTCGCCTG TTTACACGCCGGAGCAGTTGGCTGAGAAGTACAGCAACATTACGTTTCTTCTTTACAGTCTCACTTTAGTCTTAGTCGTTGCTTTACATCATTCAATATACAA GAGAGGAGAATTATTGCTTGCTGTACCGATGAATGAAAATAAGCCCTGTTGGCGCATGCTGCTTCCATTTTCATATGCAGTTGTTTCAGGTGCTGTTGGATCATGTTCAGTATTGTTTGCAAAGTCTCT TTCAAACATGTTAAGATTGTCCATGTCAAGTGGTTATTCATTGCACAGCTGGTTCACGTATTCCATGCTCCTGTTGTTTCTTAGTACAGCTGGATTTTGG ATGGCACGGTTAAATGAAGGACTTTCGTTCTTTGATGCGATACTTATTGTCCCTATGTTTCAAATCGCTTGGACTTTTTTCTCCATTTGTACAGGATTTGTGTACTTTCAGGAATACCAG GTATTTGATGCTTTAAGAACAACAATGTTCATTCTTGGAATGATTTCTGTGTTTGTGGGCATTTCTTTGCTAGCACCAGATGAATCAAAAG GAGGTGAAGTGAAGGATGGTTCTTTAGTTTCAACAACTTCAAATTTGTCGCAGGATGAGGAGAG GCTGTTCATGCAATCTGAAGACTCCCAAATTAAGGATATAAGATCATTTGGACGAGTTATGCTGATGAAAACTGCTAATATGATTGTCAAGGCAAAG GCTGCATGTTCAGTATCACTAGGCTTCGGGGGAGACTCGCTTCATGCATCTTCAGTGCTGGTGATGCCCATGGTCTCGTCGAAAATAACCGGCTTCCGAGGAGGTGGTCTTGATCGGGCTAAATTATTATCTGCTCGAGGCCCAGGTTGGAGCAAATTTGCAGTTGATGAGGATGGTGAGACAATCCTGGAGACAACTGCAATGCTGCCCCAAGGTATCAACTTGGACTAG